CCGCGGCGGCGACGCGGTTATCACGGAAATGGCGATTTACAACATCAACATGATTGTGGATTTCAATAACGACGGGCCTTTGCCAGTCATCGATCCGGTGTACGCACCGCGCTGGGCCTACACCGCCGAAGTCAGCGGCGAAGGCACTCAATCAGTCAGCGGAATCGCGATGTTTTTCGTCTCCGGCCAGATCGGCATTCGGAATGGTTCGCTGCCCGTCGGCGGCGACCCGCACTTCCGCGGCACGGGCGCCAACCGCGCCACACTCGTCGGCCACGTGGACATTTCGCCCGGCAGCGGCAGCGTATTCATTCGCCACGGACTCGCATCGGCGACGACCACCGCCGGCGTGGGGATCTCTGCGGCCAACACGTTCATTCGTCTCGGGTTCGGCGACGAGAGCACGGTCTACACCGCGGCCGCCGGCGGCGACAGCCCGATTCCCGAAGCGACGCTGACGCCGGAGCCGGCGGGCTTCGCGCTCCTGGCCGCAGCACTGTTGATGGCGATTACTCGCCAATCGCGCACAGCAGTCTGTAGCCAGCGGCAGTCGCCCGTAGCAGCCCGTTGAAAAACGCGACGAAGCCGCGCGAAGTAGGCGAATTCCCCGACCAAGACCCGGCCGAGGGCGGCCGGGCTACACTTTTTCAACGGGCTGGGAGGGTGGGCCGTGTCCACCCTACGCGCGTCGCACCGGCGAGACGCCGATGCTCCCCCTCAATTCCTGTTCCCTGTTCCCTGTTCCCTTTTCGCGCTACGCCTTGCCCGCGTAGATATCCATGATCTTCCGCAGCATCGCCAGCGCATCTTTCTTCGGCCGCTGGAACGCGTTGCGCCCGATGATGCTGCCGAACGACCCGCCGTCGCGAAGGCCGCGGATTTCGTCGTAGATCGCGTTTTCGTCCTTGGCCGCTCCGCCGGAGAAGATGACGATACGCCGGCCGTCGAAGGCGCTCTGGACGACGTGCTTGATCCGCTCCGCCAGCGTCTTGATCGGAATTGCCTGCTTCTCGTAGACCTTCTTGGCCTCGGCCTGCTCGATGAAATCCGTCGGCGGCTTGACCTTGACGATGTGCGCGCCGAGCTGGCAGGCGATCTGGGCCGCGTAGCAGGTGACGTCGATGCCGGTTTCGCCCTCCTTGCTCAGTCCTTCGCCGCGCGGATAGCTCCAGACCACCACCACCAGCCCGACGCGCTTGGCGTTTTCCGAAAGCTCGTTGAGCTGCTCGTATTGCCGCTGCGAGTTGGCCGAGCCGGGGTAAATCGTGAAGCCGATCGCGGCGCAGCCCAGCCGCAGCGCATGGTCGATCGACGCGGTGATGGCCTGCGTCGGGTTTTTCGTCCCGTAGAGCGAGTCGTTGTTGTTGAGCTTGAGGATGAGCGGCAGTTCGCCCGCGAACGTGCGCGCCCCGGCTTCGATGAATCCGAGCGGAGCGGCGTACGCATTGCAGCCGGCCTCGAGCGCCAGCTCGAAATGGTAGTGCGGGTTATAGCCCGGCGGATTGGGGGCGAAGCTGCGGGCCGGGCCGTGCTCGAAACCCTGATCGACGGGAAGGATGACGAACTTGCCGGTGTCCTTCAGCGTTCCGGTTCCGATCAGTCGGCGGAGATTCGCCAGAACGCCGGCGTTGTCGGCTTCATACCAGCTCAGAATCTGCTTTACGCGGTCAGGCATCATGGGCGTCGCTCCCGAGATTGACGTTTGGCGGCCGACGATGCGGCGTCGCGCGGCGGCCGCCGAGGGGCTTTCAGCCAGGTTACCGGGCTGGAGTGTACAGCGCGACGTGGAACCGGGGCAACGATTGTCGCATTCCGAAACAGGTTGCGCATGGCGGCGTCTGTCGGAACCCGCCGCGCCGAGCGGCGGGGTGAGGTCCGTGCATCGAACCGCCCTGAAGCGCGGGAACGTCACCCCGCCGCTTGGCGCGGCGGGTTCGGAAATTGCAGCGCGGGAACGCCCCTCGAAGTGTTACGCTGCGGCTGCCGATCGGATAGAAATCCCGACCATGGCCGAGCAGAACTCCGCAACAGCCACGGAACTATCCCGCCCCGCGCGGGGCGCGGCGCTTGAACGCGGCATGAGCGTCCTAGCGCCCTTGATCGGCCTGCTCGTGGTCATCCTGGTTTTCTACGCCATTCCGCCGCATGCGCCCCTGCAACTCGCTCATCTGCGTACGATCGCGGTTCACATGGTTATCGTCGGCATTGCCGCACTCGGCATGACCGTTTTGATCATCAGCGGCGGGATCGATCTCTCAGTTGGTTCGGTCATCGCGCTTTCGAGCGTCACGACCGCTCTGGCATTGAAGGCCGGGTGGCCGGTGGTCGCGGCGCTGGGGGTGGCGCTGGCGACCGGGGCGGCGTGCGGTCTTTACAACGGCCTGCTGGTCACGCTGCTGCGGCTGCCGCCCTTCATCGCGACGCTCGGCACGCTGGGGTTTTATCGGGGATTGGCGAAGTGGATTTCGAACAGCATGCCGGTCTCGGCGGCGACCGGCGGCCTGGAGAAGTGGGTGCAGCCCATGCCGCAGGACGAGGCGATGGTCTTCGCGCCGGGTGTGTGGGTGCTGGCGGTGCTGGCGGTATTCGTCGCGGCGGCGCTGCACTACTCGATACCGGGGCGCTACGCGTTTGCGATCGGCTCAAACGAAGCCACGGCGCGGCTGTGCGGCGTGCGGGTGGAACGAGTGAAGATCGGTTTCTACATCTTCGCCGGCGTGATGACGGGGCTGGCGGGGCTTCTTCAGTTCGCGCGACTGACGCAGGGAGACCCGACGGTGGCGGTCGGCCTTGAGCTGGACGTGATCGCCGCTGTCGTCATCGGCGGCGGGTCGCTGGCAGGCGGGCAGGGAGGCGTCCTCGGCACGCTCGCCGGGGCGTTTCTGATGGCCTTTTTGCGAAATCGCTGCACGGTGCTGGGCTGGTCGAACTACGTGCAGGAGATGATCGTCGGGCACATCATTATTGTCGCGGTGGCGCTGGATCAGTGGCGGCTGCGGCGGCAGCGTTCGTAGCGGGCGGGTGGAACGGGCATCGTGCCCGTTCCGCCGACCGCGGGGACGGGCGAGACGCCCGTCCCACCCCAATCACGGCGACGCCTGTCCCATCCGGATTACGACGTAGCGCAGGTCGCCGATCAACGTGCGGGCGGGACGCCCGCACTCCCCGCGCGCAGTTCATTCGCCCGCGCGCAGTTCATTCGCCCGCGCGCAGTTCATTCGCCCGCGCACAGTTCATTCGGCCGCGCACAATTCATTCGCCCGCGCACAGTTCATTCGCGCGCGCGAGCGTCTCGGCCGCCAGCTCCGGACGGGCGGTTTTCTCGTATAACTCGGCCAGTCGTCGCAGGGCCGCGACCGCGTCGGCGCGATGCCCCTGCTGATCCTGGACAAGAACCCCGGTCGCCGGCGCCAGCAGCGGCTCGGCTTCCGCCATGTTTCCGAGCGCGACCAGCGCCGCCGCCAGCGTCGCCTGCGTCCGCCACGTCTTGTAGTGCCCGATCGGGGGCTTCGCCGTGTGAATCTTCCAGGCCGCTTCAAGCGTGACGAGCGCCGCGGCCGCATCACCCCGCGCGAGTTGCACGCGCCCGAGCGTCCACGTCGAGTCACCGACGCTGCGCGAATTCTCGCCGCGCGCCAGCCGTCGGCGCATCTCCAGCGCCTGCGTTGCGTAGCCTTCGGCCTCATCCCACCGGCCCCCGTCGCACAGAAGATTCGCCATTCGATCCAGCCCGGCGGCCAGATTGCCGTCGTCCTTGTCGCCGTACTCGCCGTGCCACAAGTCGAGCGCCGCGCGCGTGTGCGACTCGGCCTCGGTCAACAGCTCCGCATCCACGCCGCCGCACGGGTGAACCGCCCGATCAACCAGCACCGTTCCCAGGTTGACCTCGCTCACCGCCAGCTTGGACCGCGAGACGCCAGGTATCTGCCGCCGCATGTCGAGCGCCCGGCGATACAGATCTTCGGCGTCGGCGTATTCGCGGCGGTCGGCCAGCAGCTCGGCGAGCTGGTTCAGGCTGTTGACGATGTCGCCGTGCGGCTTGTCGCCGTAGAGCGTGAGGCGCATGTCGAGCGCGTCTCGCACGAGCGGCTCGGCCTCGTCGCCGCGGCCGAGGCGGTTCAGCACGGCGCCGAGCGTGGCCATGCTGGAGGCGACCTCGCGATCGGGTTTTCCGCCGGCCAGCGCCTGGCGAATCGAGAGCGCCTGGCGGAGGCGCGGCTCGGCCTGGTCGTCTTCGCCTTTCTTGACGAAAAGCTGGCCGTAATCATTGAGCGATTCGGCGAGCGCGGCGGACTGGTAGCCGAGCTTCAGGGCGCGGATCTTCAGCGCCTTTTCGTAGAGCGGAACGGCCAGGTCATACGCGCTGCGGTCCTTATGCAGCCAGGCCTGGTAGTTGTAGACCTCGGCGACGTCCGGGCTGTCGGCGCCCAGCAGCGCCATTCGGACTTGCAGCGCCTCGTCGTAGAGCGGCAGGGCCTCGTCGGTTCGGCCAGACTCGTGCAGCGCCCGGCCCAGATCGAACGCAGCGTTTGCATATTGGCGCGAGTTTTCGCCAAGCTGGCCGCGCCACAGCGCGTACGCGGCGCGCAGCTCGCGCTCGGCCTTGCCATAGATATTGCGGGCCAGGTATAGCCGGCCGAGCTCATGGTGAACGCCGGCGCGGACGTCCGCGTCGGCGGCGAAGGTTTGTTCGACTTCGCTCGCGGCGCGGTCCAGCGCGTCTTCGAGCGACTGGGTTCTGGCCGACGCCGGATCGGAGACGCGAAGCAGTGCGCTAAGGGCGGTGTTTACGCGGAGCGCGAGGTCAAGCTGCCGGTGGGTTTCGGCTCCGTCCCGCTCGGCCTGTCTCAGCTTCACCTGGTCGGCTTCATAGTCGGCGACGAACTGCGCCGCCTTAACCCACGCCGCCGTGACAAGCGCGGCCAGCGCAATTGCCGACGTGATGGTGAGTCTTCTGTTGCGGCGGACCCAGCGCAGCAGGTGCGTCGCCGGCCCGACGTGCCGCGCGACGATCGATCTGTCATTGAGATATCGATCGATGTCAGCCGCGAAGTCCGAGGCCGTCGCGTAGCGGCTCTGCGGGTGCTTCTCCAGCGCCTTCATCAGGATCGCGTCCACGTCCAGATCGACGCGCTTGCGAATAGACGACGCCCGCGGCGGGTCCTGCTCGGCGATTCGCCGCAGCGTTTCGCCGAGCGGCCCGTCGATCGGGCACGGGATGCGGCCGGTGACCAGCTCGTAGGTCAGCGCCCCCAGCGAATAGACGTCGCTTCGCACGCTGACGTCTTCCCCGCGCCCGCCGGCCTGCTCCGGGGGCATGTACGCGAGCGTGCCCAGCACCTGTCCCGGTTGGGAAATGGTCATCGAGTGCGCCGCGGCGGAGCTGTCGATCGACTTGGCGAGGCCGAAGTCGAGCAGCCGCGGGCGTCCGTGTGAGTCGATCAGGATGTTGGACGGCTTGAGATCTCGGTGCAGCACGCCGCGCTGATGGGCGTAATCCACCGCTTCGGCCACGTGCCGCACCACGCGCAGCACGTCGCGAATGTCCGTCTGGCCGGGAGGAAAGGCGCGATCGAGCGGCCGGCCGTCGATGAAGTCCATGACGTAGTAGTAGCTGCCATGATGCAGCCCGGAGTCGAGCACCGAGACGATGTTGGGATGCTGAAGCCGGGCGGCCAGCTCGACCTCGCGCTCAAAACGCCGGCGGCTGGCCTCGCCGGCGGTGGCGCTGTCGAGCATGAATTTGACCGCGACGCGCCGGCCGGTGGACTGCTGATAGGCTTCGTAGACCATGCCCATGCCGCCGCGGCCGATGACGTCGATGAAGTCGTAGCCTTCCAGCGCGGGGATTTCAAAGCCTCCGGCGGGCGCGGCGGCGGCGAGCGTGTCATCTGCCGAGCCGCTGCGGACGACGATGCGGCGGCCGTTCTGGGAGAGGCGCTTGATGGCGGCGATGCGAACGTCGGGGCGCTGGGAGAGCGTGGGGAAGCCCTCCAGAACCTTGTCGATGGAGACGCGCTGGCCGCCGTCGCGGGTGGCGCGAAAGCGGTCGAGCACAGCGTCAATCATGGCGTCGTCGCGCGCGTCCATGCCTAGGGAATCCAAGGGGCAGCGGCTGGCCCGGTCCGCATTATAGCTAGAGCGTGGAATCGCGCGTTTCCGGGCGGAGATTGGGTTAGCCGTCAGAACCCGCCGCGCCAAGCGGTGGGGTGACGTCCACGGCCTGGGAGACGCGGCTCGCTGCCGAACGTCACCCCGCCGCTTGGCGCGGCGGGTTCGGAAAGGCTGCCCGGCCGGCGGCGTCTGCGAAACCCGCACGAACGGAGACCGGCCGGAGGCCGGTCCCCCAGCGGTCCCCCAGCGGTTCCCCAGCGGTCCCCCAGCGGTCCCCCACGGGTCCGCCACCCGTCCGCCAGCCGCCCGCCGGGCGTCGCTTTGCATGTCCATTCGGCCGCGGCCACAATCCGCCGCCATGCACGCGCCCGCTTTTCCACAGGATCGCCTGCCCGGCTGGCTGCTTCAGAACCGCAATTTCGTGCTGCTCTGGGCGGCCTATGGCGTCGCGGCGATCGGCGATCACCTGAGCGAAATCGCGCTGCTGAAGGCCGCCGGCGGGCTGGAGCGGCCGGACGTCACGCGGCTGCAGGCGCTCATTTCGTTCGGCTTTTTTCTGCCGTTCGTGCTGATCGGCCCGCTGGCGGGCTGGTGGTCGGACCGCTTCAGCCGCAAGACGACCATGATCGCCGCGGACCTGCTGCGTGCGGCGCTGGTGTTCAACCTGGCGCTGATCGTGCCGTGGCTGCAGCGGCTGCTCGATTCGGCCGGGATGCGCGACTTTGCGATCATCATTCCGCTCGCGGTGGTCGGGGCGCTGGCGGCGTTCTTTTCGCCGGCGCGGCAGGCGATGCTGCCGACGCTGATTCGCGACGATCAACTGGTGCGGGCCAATGCGCTGATCTCCGCCCTGGGCACCATCGGCACGATCATCAGCGCCGTGGTCGGCGGCTATCTCGTGCAGCACGCCGGGCCGGAGTGGAATTTTCACATCAACGCGCTCACGTTCGTGCTCAGCGCGGCGTTCGTCGCGTCGATCGCGATGTCGCGAACACGGGCCGTGCCGCACCCGCCGCTGGAGGGCATTCTGACGCCGGTGGCGGCGGGTTTTCGCTACGTGCTGACGCACCGCCGGATTTTCCAGATGATCCTGCTGGGGGCGGTATTCTGGGCGGCGGCGGGGGCGGTGATTTCAGTGGTGCCGGCGATCGTGAAGTCGCTGTACGGCGACAACTACACCGCGGCCGGCTCGTTCCGCGGGATCATCGGCCTGGGGCTGGCGGGCGGGGCGACGGTGATGACCATCATCGGGCCGACCTTGCCGCTGCAGATGGCGGTGAAGATTGCGCTGAGCGCCGCGGCGCTGTGGATTCTCGCGCTGGACGCGGCGTTCAGCTTCGGGCTGGGCAAGATCGCGACGGGCGTGTGCCTGTTCGGAATCGGCGGGGCGGGGGCGGCGCTGCTGGTGACGATCATGGCGACGATTCAGCGCTTCGTGCCCGATTCGCGCCGCGGGCGCGTCTTCGGCGTGTCCGACATGCTGACCATGGGAGCGATGGTCGTCGCGACGGGAGCCCTGGGGATCCCGACGATTGCGAATCTCGATCGCTACATTCCGTGGATTCTGCTCGTGACGGCGGGGATGTTCATCGGCGTTTTCATCGCGGCGCGGCGCGAGTATGCGCGCCGCAGCCGGTATTCGCGCATCGTCCAGGTGATGATTCAACTGACCATCTTCCACGCCCGCTTCTGGTGCCGGCTGCGAAGAGTCGGGCCGTGCACCGTGCCGACCCGCGGGCCGGTGATCGTCGTCGGCAACCACACGTCGTTCATCGATCCGCTGATCATCATCGCCTCGTCGCCCCACCGGCTGCCGGCGTTCCTGGTCGCCAAGGAATACTTCGTGCGCTGGCCGTGGAAGTGGTTCATGAGCCTGAATCACTGCATTCCGGTGGACCGCGCGAATCCGGGCCGCGGCGTGCTGAGCGCCAGCCTGAAGCTGCTCGAGCGCGACGGGTGCCTGGGGCTTTTTCCGCAGGGCACATTCGCGCCGCCGGGCGAGCAGGAGCCGGAGGCGAAATCGGGCGTCGGCTTGCTGGCGCTGCGCAGCGGTGCGACGATCGTTCCGTGCCACATCAGCGGCACGCGCTATACCGACGGTCTGCTGGCGGGATTTTTCACCCGGCATAGCGTGCGCATCCGTTACGGCCCGGCGCTCGACCTGTCGGCATTCAGAGATCAGCCGCGCACGCGCGAGACGGCGGACCGGATTGCGGAGTTGATTATGCAGAAGATCCGCTCGTTGGCGCCGGACGTCGAACCGTAGCGCGCCTTGGCGTCGTCGTGGCACCGGTCTTGGACGTCTCCGACCGGTGCATGTTTCGACGGGTCTTCGACCCGTGGATTCCGCTGCGGGTCGGAGACCCGCAGAAACACCCACCGGTCACAGACCGGCGCCACAACTGACCTATGCGAATGGCCCGACAAGCCGGTGATTGGCGCGTGATTGTGCTCACGACGATCGCACCGCTGCTCATTCTCTCGATTCTCTGCGCGCTTCATGTGCCGCTGGGCAAACCCGCAACGCTGACCTACCTCTACTCGCCGATTCCGCTCCGCCGGATCGGCAGCGCCCTGGCGTTGCTGCCGATCGCCGCGCTCGCGGGCTACGCGGTTGTTCTGTGTGACGGACTCACGCGCGGCCGACGGCGGCTGGGGTTGGCGCTTGCGGCGCTTTCACTGATCGGCGTCGGCACATGGAGTTACTTTGCACCGCCCGAACATGTGAATCAGCACGTCTTCAACATGCAGTCGCCCTCGCACGACGGCGCGTTCGTGTACGAGGCGTTTCAGTTTGACGACTGCCGCGGCTACCTGCGCGATTTCCCGCAGCGGGCCGCGACGCCGCCCGCGGAAATGAAAGGCACGCGCGTCATCAGCAACCCGCCGGGCACGACGCTTCTGGCGTATGGCGTCCGCCGGGCGCTGGGCGATGCGGCCCTCGACATCCTCGATGTGCCGGAAGGCGCCGCCGAGCTGCGTTTCTTCCGGCTGCGGGCGGGCGTCGGGTTGGTCACACTCTGGATATTCACGGGCCTGTGGATCGCGTCGGCCGCGGTGATCTACGGGACCGGCCGGCTTTATTTCGCGGAGGCGCCGTCGGCGGCGCTGGCGATTCTCAGCGTGGTAACGCCGATGACGCTGCTGTTTGCGCCCGGAAAGGACGTGGCGCAGCTCTTCACGCTTAGCGTTCCGCTGTACCTATGGCTGATGGCGTGGAGAACCGGGCGCCGGTGGGCCGCGGCGGCGGCGGGGCTGTGCCTTGCGGCGGCGATCCTTGTAAGCCTGGTGCACGCCTGGCTGGCGGCGATAGTTGTTGCCGCGTGCGTGGTTGCGGAGCTCCGAGGCGGCCAGTTGGGTCGTCGGCTGATGCTGCTGCTCATCGCGGGAGCGGGCGCGATGGTCGGCTGGGGGGCGCTCTGGGTGATCGGCGTTGACGTGCCATCCACGTTGCGGGCCGTGGCGCGGGCCCAGGCCGAGGTGACGCGCGGCGCCAGCGCGATGCCGCTGATGTGGCAACTGCTGGGCGTTCCGATCTTCGTGCTTTTTTGCGGCCCGGCGGTGGTTCTCGCGCTGGCCGGCGCGTTTCGACCGGGCGCGGCGGCGGTCGGTGGCCGTTTCGCGCGCGCTCTCAGTGTAGGCGCGCTGGTCGTAATGCTTGCGACGATCGGCTTTACCAACATGGAAACGCCGCGGCTGTGGATTGCTTTCGTTCCGCTGCTCCTGCTCGCGGCGTTTCTACGAACCGACGAGTCCATGGCGTCGCGTCCTAGCCAAGGCTCGCTGGGACACGCGACGCGGCGGGCGCGCTGGCTGGGGATGCTCGTGGCGGGTCAGATTGCGGCGGGCGGCTTGCAGTGGTCACTGATGGACATGCGCGAGACGGAAACGCGTCTGATCGGCGAGACGCCGCGCTTCTTTAAGTAACCCGCGCCGGCTGCTTGCGTGATGGCCTCTTACCCATGCCGCTCATGCCACTGGCACGAGCGGTAGCGCCGCGACTCTACTTCCCCTTCTTTGCGCCTGCCGGCGCGCTGGTCGTCGGACGCTCGGCCGCCTCTCGCTGAGCGCGCGTCGGGAGCTTCTCCAGCCGCGGCTTGAGCGACTCGTTGAAGATGTCGTCAATCGGTTTCATGAGTGCCGCGGAATTGGTGCGCAGCTCCTTGAGCCGGGCCGTACGTTGCTCGCCGCCAACCGCGACGGCCTCGTCGATTTCCTTCTCATGCGCCGTGATGTCTTGTTTCCGGCGATTCAGGTACGAGGCTGCCTGCTCCTGACAGGACTGCAGAATGCTCTTTGCGCGACCGGATTGGGCCTCGTCGAGCGCGTACCGGGCGATGAAGCGGCCGGTGTATGCCTCCCAGACGGAGATGAACGATTCGGGCGAACCGGCGCCGGAGTCGCGCGACCACTGGAGACGGCGCAGCGTCTCCTTGTCGCCCGACGAACCCGGACTGCAGAGCGCCTGCCGCTCAACAAGCTCCAGGTAGCGCGGGCCGAGCCGCAGTTCACCGGCGGTGATGCGCTCGTTGAATTCACGCTTCGAAATGATGCGTTCGCCGTCCCAGAACTGTACGTCGCCGATGGGGGCGAGGTGTTTCTTGTCGTCCACCTGCTGCAGCCGGATTCCGGGATCGATGCCGATGTCGGCCGGCGACAACCGGGGCGGGTGTTCGGGGCGGTCAAACTCCGCGGTTTCAATCTCGATCACATCGACGAGCGCGGCGCCCTCGTCGCGCGAGCCGTAGTACGTCTCGATCCGCTTTGGAAACCACAACCGTCCGAACTTCTGTAGCGTGGTCCGTGTTTCGGTCAGCAACGTGCCATCTTCGGAATATGCGGCGACGCGGACGGGATTCCAGTCTTTCTCGGGGTCGATCCAGAAGCGTGTCGCGCCCTGAGGTTGCGTGCACGTCACGACGTGCAAACCATTCTCAATTGTCTCCGAAAATGCGACACGCGACCTACCGGCGAAGGTGCAGTCGGCAGTCGAACCGGAGGGATTGCCCGGTCCAGCGCCAAATGACCGGGGATCGAGAAATCGGGGAGAGTCGGGCGCAAGCGAGAAGTAGTCCGCCTCCAGTCGTTGAGCCTCGTGACGAAATACCTTGCCCTCTTGATTGAGCGCAAGAAGCGGATTGTCCTGGTTCGCGGATGGCCGACCTTCCAAGTCCCTGTACAACACGCCTTCAGAATCCGGCAGGGCCTCGACCGTATAATCTGCGCCGGCTACGCGGTGCCGGCGCCGGGCGGGCATCAGTCCGCGTGCGTGGTCTGTGTACGTCAATTCGATCGCGGCGGTCACGAACGCTTCGCGCGCCTGTTGCATCGCCATCAGGGCACGCGGCCGACGATCAACTTGCTCGTTGGACTGCGCCGCGCTAATGAGCATGGCGGCGAAGAGGTTTGCGGCGAGCGCGAACATCACGATCTCCGGATAGCCGCGTCAAGGCAAGACGTAACAGGGGTTTCGTCCGACGACGACTTTCTTCTGCCCCGTGCTTTGCCCGTTCGGCGCCAAGTAATTGGGAACACAATCGCAGGGTGGAGTTTGCGGATCGCATGGGTAAGATTTCCAGCACAACACGAACTCCTGCCCCAGTTCCTTGTAATCATCGCCAGCGACGGCGGACCGCCCCGACGCGCACAGGATAACCAACCCGGGTGCAGCACACCCAGGATCTAGGCAGGCTCCGCAGTTGCTGTCCTGGCAATCTGCGCACGCATTCCCTGAATACTGAATGTCCCAAAGGCAGTCCTCAGATCCTTGCGCCAACGCGGCTTCAGACATGGCAGCCAAGACAAAACACAATCCGATGAGTCGCAGTCGAATGACAGTCTCCTTCCACAGATGGGCAGATGGGCAGATGGGCATATGGGCAGATGGGCAGATGGGCCCGCGAGCCCATCGCTCAAGTCAAAGAGTAACACACTTTGGCAAGCTGTCAACCGATTTCTCGCCTCAACGCCCGGTTTTTCCGGGTCTTGCAGTGCCAATCTGCTTGCGCGACGACGCGCGACCCAGCGGAGCACGAAGCGCGAGCGAATGCCTGCCGACGCACGAAATCCTCGGCTTCGCGGCCTTGGACCCGGGCGGGACACACATACTCCCAGGTCTTGTGCGGCTACTTGGAGTCGTCCGGCCCACGCCGGCTACCGGCGCGACGGCTTTCTGATCGGCCGTCGCGTGCCGGTGTCCCATGTCTTTCGGCGGCCGGCCAGATAGGCCCCCGTCAGCGACTCGGGCGCCTCGCACACCTGCTGCGGCCGGCCCTGCGCCACCACGCGCCCGCCGCGCACGCCCGGCCCCGGTCCGAAATCCACCAGCCAGTCGGCCGCCAACATCGTGTCGTGGTCGTGTTCGACAACGATGACCGTGTTTCCTAGGTCGCGCAGCCGCTGGAGCGAAGCCAGAAGCCGCCGGTTGTCGCGCGGGTGCAGCCCGATGCTCGGCTCGTCCAGCACGTACAGCACGCCGGTCAATCCGCAGCCGATCTGGCTCGCCAGGCGGATGCGCTGCGACTCGCCGCCGGAGAGCGTCGGCGCGGCGCGATCCAGCGTCAGGTAGTCCAGCCCGACGTCCAGCAGGAATCGCAGCCGGGCGCGGATTTCCTTCAGCGGCTCCTCGGCGATCAAGGCCCGCGCCCCGCTGACGTCGAGCTGGTCGAAGAACTCCAGCGCCCGGCGGATGGGGAGCCGGCTGGCTTCCACGATATTCAGCGTCGCGGCGCCGCGCGTGCCGCCGCCGGCGCGGCTCGTCAACGTAACGGCGAGAGCTTCTTTCCGCAGTCGAGCCCCGCCGCATTCGCCGCAGAGCGCCACGCGCATGAACTGCTCGTAGAAGCGGCGCACCATCGCCGATGCTGATTTGCGGTAGCGCGAGCGCAAGTCGGCGATCACGCCTTCGAACGGTCCGCCGTGCCGCCACACGCCGAAGCGGCCTTTCCACTCAAACGTGAGGTGTGCGTCGTCCGTGCCATAGAGCAACGCCTGCCGGCCGGCTTCCGGCAGTTGATCCCACGGGGCGTCCAGATCGAAGCCGATGTGCCGCGCGACGCCGCGGTAGATGTGCTCCGGCCACTTTCCGGGCCGTCGGCGCAGGGCGACGATGCAGGGAGACAGGAACGACCTGGTCGAATCGGGAATCAGCAGCTTCGGATCGAAATCAAAGGACGTGCCGAGTCCGTCGCAGCGTGCGCACATGCCCTGGGGACTGTTAAAGCTGAAAAGCTGCGGATCGGGCGGCTCAAAACTCACGCCGCAGTCGGAACAAGCGAACCCGGCGGACAGGAGAATGTCCCG
The genomic region above belongs to Phycisphaerae bacterium RAS1 and contains:
- the fbaB gene encoding Fructose-bisphosphate aldolase class 1, whose translation is MMPDRVKQILSWYEADNAGVLANLRRLIGTGTLKDTGKFVILPVDQGFEHGPARSFAPNPPGYNPHYHFELALEAGCNAYAAPLGFIEAGARTFAGELPLILKLNNNDSLYGTKNPTQAITASIDHALRLGCAAIGFTIYPGSANSQRQYEQLNELSENAKRVGLVVVVWSYPRGEGLSKEGETGIDVTCYAAQIACQLGAHIVKVKPPTDFIEQAEAKKVYEKQAIPIKTLAERIKHVVQSAFDGRRIVIFSGGAAKDENAIYDEIRGLRDGGSFGSIIGRNAFQRPKKDALAMLRKIMDIYAGKA
- the rbsC gene encoding Ribose transport system permease protein RbsC, encoding MAEQNSATATELSRPARGAALERGMSVLAPLIGLLVVILVFYAIPPHAPLQLAHLRTIAVHMVIVGIAALGMTVLIISGGIDLSVGSVIALSSVTTALALKAGWPVVAALGVALATGAACGLYNGLLVTLLRLPPFIATLGTLGFYRGLAKWISNSMPVSAATGGLEKWVQPMPQDEAMVFAPGVWVLAVLAVFVAAALHYSIPGRYAFAIGSNEATARLCGVRVERVKIGFYIFAGVMTGLAGLLQFARLTQGDPTVAVGLELDVIAAVVIGGGSLAGGQGGVLGTLAGAFLMAFLRNRCTVLGWSNYVQEMIVGHIIIVAVALDQWRLRRQRS
- the prkC_19 gene encoding Serine/threonine-protein kinase PrkC, whose product is MDARDDAMIDAVLDRFRATRDGGQRVSIDKVLEGFPTLSQRPDVRIAAIKRLSQNGRRIVVRSGSADDTLAAAAPAGGFEIPALEGYDFIDVIGRGGMGMVYEAYQQSTGRRVAVKFMLDSATAGEASRRRFEREVELAARLQHPNIVSVLDSGLHHGSYYYVMDFIDGRPLDRAFPPGQTDIRDVLRVVRHVAEAVDYAHQRGVLHRDLKPSNILIDSHGRPRLLDFGLAKSIDSSAAAHSMTISQPGQVLGTLAYMPPEQAGGRGEDVSVRSDVYSLGALTYELVTGRIPCPIDGPLGETLRRIAEQDPPRASSIRKRVDLDVDAILMKALEKHPQSRYATASDFAADIDRYLNDRSIVARHVGPATHLLRWVRRNRRLTITSAIALAALVTAAWVKAAQFVADYEADQVKLRQAERDGAETHRQLDLALRVNTALSALLRVSDPASARTQSLEDALDRAASEVEQTFAADADVRAGVHHELGRLYLARNIYGKAERELRAAYALWRGQLGENSRQYANAAFDLGRALHESGRTDEALPLYDEALQVRMALLGADSPDVAEVYNYQAWLHKDRSAYDLAVPLYEKALKIRALKLGYQSAALAESLNDYGQLFVKKGEDDQAEPRLRQALSIRQALAGGKPDREVASSMATLGAVLNRLGRGDEAEPLVRDALDMRLTLYGDKPHGDIVNSLNQLAELLADRREYADAEDLYRRALDMRRQIPGVSRSKLAVSEVNLGTVLVDRAVHPCGGVDAELLTEAESHTRAALDLWHGEYGDKDDGNLAAGLDRMANLLCDGGRWDEAEGYATQALEMRRRLARGENSRSVGDSTWTLGRVQLARGDAAAALVTLEAAWKIHTAKPPIGHYKTWRTQATLAAALVALGNMAEAEPLLAPATGVLVQDQQGHRADAVAALRRLAELYEKTARPELAAETLARANELCAGE
- the plsC_3 gene encoding 1-acyl-sn-glycerol-3-phosphate acyltransferase, with the protein product MHAPAFPQDRLPGWLLQNRNFVLLWAAYGVAAIGDHLSEIALLKAAGGLERPDVTRLQALISFGFFLPFVLIGPLAGWWSDRFSRKTTMIAADLLRAALVFNLALIVPWLQRLLDSAGMRDFAIIIPLAVVGALAAFFSPARQAMLPTLIRDDQLVRANALISALGTIGTIISAVVGGYLVQHAGPEWNFHINALTFVLSAAFVASIAMSRTRAVPHPPLEGILTPVAAGFRYVLTHRRIFQMILLGAVFWAAAGAVISVVPAIVKSLYGDNYTAAGSFRGIIGLGLAGGATVMTIIGPTLPLQMAVKIALSAAALWILALDAAFSFGLGKIATGVCLFGIGGAGAALLVTIMATIQRFVPDSRRGRVFGVSDMLTMGAMVVATGALGIPTIANLDRYIPWILLVTAGMFIGVFIAARREYARRSRYSRIVQVMIQLTIFHARFWCRLRRVGPCTVPTRGPVIVVGNHTSFIDPLIIIASSPHRLPAFLVAKEYFVRWPWKWFMSLNHCIPVDRANPGRGVLSASLKLLERDGCLGLFPQGTFAPPGEQEPEAKSGVGLLALRSGATIVPCHISGTRYTDGLLAGFFTRHSVRIRYGPALDLSAFRDQPRTRETADRIAELIMQKIRSLAPDVEP